The genomic interval ttttattcgcAGCCACCTTATGGGAATGTTTTATCGTACTATCAGGATGATTGAGAATGGACTGAAACCTTGGTAAGAATGATTCACCCACATAGAACCATCCTTCTCTATTCTTAGATGATTAATTTGCTCAAAGTGGTAGTCAATTTACCATTAATCTCCAGAGCCAGATACTTAATTGTTCATTCAAATGATAAACCAAAATCTGCTGCTTAATGCTTTATAATATAAGGAATGAAAATAGTCTTTAAGATCCGATTCGGATCATTAGGGTCTACTATGTCCAATAGGAACCTATACTGTTCAAGGTTTAAAGGGGATGGAATGTTGATAAATGGTTTGATTTCAAATCCCTGTAAGGTGTAGTGattgtaaatttgtaaaattctcagaaataaataaacccTCCTCTCTTGtccaatatttcaaatttctccTATCAGCTTCTCTGATCTTTCAAGTTTCTTTAAACATTGTAATGTCTGGGCAGGATTCCCCTGAGAATGTCCTGATATAATACAGAAATTGAACTACCATGGAACTGTACCGTTTATTTCCACCTTTGACCCAGTAGGCCTACTCATTGCTGGAATACTCCACAGAGAGCGGAGATTGTGCAGGCAAGCAATAATCCAATGGCCTGGGTAATAAAAGCACTTCGAGACATTGCTCCAGTGCTATTGTAAAGtagaatagtagtagtagtattatttcTTACCCTTCAGCTATGTGTTCGATGGGAAGCCTCCCGAAATGAAATCTGGAGAACTGACAAAGAGGAGGGAGATGAGAGCAGAGGCTGAGAAGGAGCTGGAGAAGGCCAAGGAGCAAGGAGACCAGGAGAATgtcaataaatttgaaaaacGATTGGTGAAGGTTACCAAGCAACACAATGAGGAGTGTCAGCACCTCCTCAAGCTCATGGGTATCCCTTTTGTTAAGGTTAGTTCACAGAGTCAAAAGACCCGATACACATGCAGCCGATACATATGCATCTGGTTTGAGGCCGCCTCCGACCCCGGCTTTGAAGCCCCCTTCACGTCTGCAATTTGGATGGTGATGCACATACGTGCAAAGTGGACTCAAGCCACCTCGACATCATCATTCCCCTTATGCACATAAAGCCGGCTCCAAGTCGCCTTTCttttcatatcaacattttctatTGTTCGTTAGCGATGACTTTTGCTCGCTATTTCTAGTTTAGTGGTCAAGCCGGCCTGAGTTCACTTGGGGGTGAAACACACACCAATTGCAGGACTAAATCAGCGTGAAGGTTCCTTCAAACCACATACAAAGGTGGACTCGGTCTTTATTCAGTCCGAGCCGGTGTCAGCCCGGCAATCAAAAAAAGGGAGATGGTATACATAAGTCGAGCCACCTCCGAAACCGACTTCAGTTCACTTTCAGTGTATTTGTATCACCACCCCAAGATGCTTTTAACATCACTTTTTATAACTAAAAAGTTCCAATATGTAAGGACTGTTACAGATTGTCATTTTTATCAGCCTAGTACTAGAAGTCTCCCTTGTTATGGTTGGCTCATAGAGCCAAAGATGCTTCATCGGTTTCTAAAAACTAATgggtttcaaaatgaaaattagaactgttcaaatgtttttatttacagtGTAGTAGTTTCTCTTGTTTTAGGTGCTGGTTAGAGTGTTTCATATTAATAGTTAATGAATTCAGTTAAATAAATCAAGAATATAatgttatttcaatttcaaatttatttgaggatggtgaaattttaatttttttgatcAATAACTTGTATCAGGGTTCCCTTTCGTAAATAGTTATGACTGGTAAACCCCCTTGAaagccttgattttgattggcttttgAGCCCTGTTACTGTGGTATTTGCCATGATCTCATGGTTTAGAAGCTCTTTATGAAACTGTGCCCAGGCATGGACAAGGCTGACATGAACTCATTGCGGACTGGAACCGGATGGTTTCTCAACGAAACCTATGGGAATCGCACAATTCGATAGTCAATGTGTTAACACATTGCTTACTAGAACTGGATGATCTCTATACCAAACCTTTGGGAATTACAGGACTTGGTAATCAAAGGGTTATCTGTACGAATTGTATTCCACAATCCATCCAGGCACCAGGAGAAGCAGAAGCACAATGCTGTGAACTCGTGAAGAAAGGCAAAGTGTATGGGGTAGGCACTGAAGACATGGATGCATTGACGTTTGGTGGCAATGTTCTACTCAGACATCTGACAGCCAGTGAAGCAAGGTACTAGCACCATGATCAAAGCCTATAGATCTTTAGTTTTGGTtaatcccctccccccccaaaaaaaaagtgcttttcactattttatttcattactaGATTATATTAATGCATGTGCCCCAAAATGGTTGTGGTGTgaaggatatatatataaactaaaaatatgttttattaggcaaattttcagattttacgttaaaatttaaattgattGGGTGCctgaacaaaataatgtgtctgTATTTTTGTAAAACACCTCAAGAATAGAATTGGCTAACAATTTTAGGATATGCCTCTAAGTAgctttttaatattcaatttcTAAATATGCAAAGTAAGTGTTCCAACtgctattttgaataaaaatgtaaaacatcACAGAAAGAAGAAGcttgatttaaatttgaatctTAATGGCCTGTAAAATGCAAATTCTAATGGGGTAGGAAAAGAATTAATTGACTGCTTTGCTTTTGTAATATTGCAATGATTGATGATACTTGAGTATAATTCACATTACTTACCCTTTATCAAAGATTGAGATAGGCTTTAAGTGCaaagaaaaaagatgaataGGAGGGATGAAAATAAAGATTCTTATATTGAAAGATTCATTCaatttatatttacattcataTTCTGGACAGCTTGAAGATAGCTTGCTTTCATTCTTTTATAAAACTGGAATATCCTGTCTTCTAATTTCTGATAGGAAATTGCCTGTTCAAGAGTTCAACTACCAAAGAGTTTTAGAGGGTCTCGGCATGGACAGACAACAGGTAAGATGGATATTAAAATGACTTCAGTAGACtcattggcctgtattctgaacttaGATTTaatcaaagatactacaaggggaagataaGACAGTACATAGACCGCACAATGAAACGCTTGGGAAGAGCGCTCTACAGCGTTGAGCAAGTAACAACCTTTTTATACCTTTGCTTATTGCGAgatggttgtgtacaaaacattagagagaaatggtgaagggttgaaggaatagacgattttcacattttaagattttttttcttcaaatttttcttCCTTGAATTAGAGATGAATATATGTTCAGAGGGTTTTGGGTATTTCAAAAGGTGGAATTATTCCCATGTGCCACCCTTGAGCCCTCTCCAAAGTCCCCTCTCTCATTTCCAtcatatgttttatacacagcTGCGTGCCGATGAGCGAtggtttacttactcaacgctagTGGACGTCCTTCCCCATGAGCATTTATCGAGCGTTTCAAAAAATCGCcaaagtgtccaatcttccccttgtagtattaTTGGtgtaatttaaactctggtctaaagttgcaatttaactatggatagccaactgTGACAGGTATCTCTCACAGTACAAGTTCAATTTATCAGCTCttttgacactcaaatcattcataattgtcaggaaataattattgaaattattttctttactgTTTTAAGCATGAGGAAAGAGCAAAGTTCACATAAAAAACCAAATAATATAACCATCTTGAACCGTTATCATACATTGCAACCATCTAGAAccgtttcattcattttttgtctcTCATTAGTTCATTGATCTGTGTATACTTATGGGCTGTGATTACTGTGGTACTATAAGAGGTATTGGTATGAAGCGAGCCTACGACCTTGTAAAGACGCATGGCAACATTGAGACAATCCTACAGAAGATAGACCAAAATGTAAGTAGAGTTTAAACAGTTTGATTAAGAAAAGGTTGAAGACCGATAGCAAAGTAACCTTCAATCTGTCTATTCATGATTTGCAAAATAGAGGTATGTGGTATTTATAATTGGACTGTGTTTATGTGATGTGTTCTCCAATTACCTTTGGTGTGATTTCTACTTGAGAGTCGAGATGAGCTCTTAACTTTGATATGTCAAAGATTTCATTTGGAGGTATAAAGAGCATTGTTCAAATATGTGTAATGTTAATTTCTTAATGGCTTTAATTTTGTGTTTGATTAATTATATGGATTTTATTTACTCCCAACTACCATCTACTTGAATTTCAAGATTCTTAGTAATTTTTTGGGTAGATttttagtcattttttttttctggtaggtagattttattattttttttattcaactatAGCAGCCTTGCCCTACAACTCTCCTTCCTTCAAGGTTGTATATCACACTGATGTTATATTCAATATGGGAGAAATATCAGACCTATTGAGGTAATAAACTGTAAGTTAATCAGAGGTCACTCTTggcagaattttttttccatcgtGAAGGTTGCACTATATCTATAGGTGTGTATGTTGGAAAGAATACTAGTATAAAGCATCTGAGTAGATTCCACTGTACATAGATTGAATGTGGGGAACTTTAGAGGCTCCAAGAAATAACTGACCAATCAGAAACATGTCCCCAATGTAACTATCCTACGTAGGGACCACTATGATAAAAAGTACTAAAGACAAATTACAGATTATAGACATATTCTTCTTTTTGCTTGCCTGACCAGTTACCTGTCTAACTTGAACCCGGGTCCAAATTAACTCTTATAAATGACTCTGTCACTTTGGTAGGGAGGGATTCATCAGCatcttatttgattttcattttcagaaatACCCTCCCCCAGAGGACTGGCTTTTCAAGGAAGCAAGAGAACTCTTCCTGTCTCCGGACATCACTCCTGCTGAAGAATTGGatgtaagaaatattaaatgttatcataaaacaaaataaaaattattatttgtaaGAGATAAAATGGTCAGCCATTTCTGCCCTTCTGCGGGAACGAATGGATTTGAAAATCTTGTATTGAGTAGAATATTTAAAGAGGGATAAGAAGAGGTTGGATTCAGTAGATGTATGTCTAAAGGGGCGGGATTTTAAATGGAGGCAGCATTAAAGGGGGCTGGGGGACACTTCCCCTTCTTGGATTCTTCAAGTTATGAAAACTAgtattcaattttctttaaaagattAAATGTAATTTGTACTGGGGAAAGCCATCCAAATACAACAATTTAACtttgttcatttgttttgtttttgtagcTCAAGTGGACAGCACCTGATGAAGAAGCTCTTGTTTCCTTTATGTGTACAGAAAAGGGATTCAAGTAAGTTTGAAttagttctttttcttctctttcactAATGGATAAATCTTTAAAGCATAAACTACAAATTTTACTTGGCCAATCCAAACTAATCACAACTGCTTATATTCTCATACCTGCCAATATTTAGAAATGTAAAATCTGGACAACCAATGGCTGGGGGTCCAAGGGGGCTGACTCTGCCCCTGGCGGGGTCCAGGGGCAGAGCCCCATAAAGGGGCCAAGACGGTAGTTCCCCCTGAAATTCCTATATTTTATCAACTTTAAACCTTAGAATGACTGGGTTATCtaagatgtattgaggacttgGAGGCATGAATGGGTCTATGGCATTTTTTTCCccgcattatttttttctcacatgAAATTTCGTAAATCAGCACGTCCTGATTtttggccattttgaaagttgaGAATTGGGACAATCTTTATAAAAGCAGGACAGTTGGTAGGTCTATATCCTTCATTGATTAATCTCCAAAGGACTTGCCTCTCACAAATAGGATATTCCTGTGCAACCTACCATATCCTGCCTTTATAAAAGTGAGCATTGCTCAACCAAACAGGAGTTATTAGGATTTTTGGTATCATATGAAAGTTGAATCTATGAGCTTTCCATACACATACCTCTTGAAAtcatattatatttgtttaatttgacAATCTTTTTGAAAGTGTAAAGCTGTTGAGATACAGCATATGAGATAAAGCATATTTCATAACAAGGGCAAAGGGATATTCAGCTAATATAATCTTAAGCAAATTACATTAACATTGATTATATGTATTTGTGATGTACAGTGAGGTTAGAAGGAGGAATGGATATAAAAAACTGAATATAATCCTAAATCATttaatatttacattatttttatttgtgatgcATAGCgaggacagagagagagagagaggaatggATGTATAAAGAAACTGATTAAAGGTAAAAGCTCATTTAACCATTTTAGatttaattttgtcattttttgtgATGTATAGTGAGGACAGGATGAGGAATGGATGCAAGAAATTGATTAAAGCAAGAACAGGAGCAACTCAAGGAAGGTTGGATTCATTCTTTGCCCCCAAACCTTCTGCTTCACCGGCTGGTGGTAAGAGAAAGGtatgtataattatcattgcATGAAATGCCTCTAGTTAAAGCCATGTACCTGTAGTTTGCAGCAACAATAATTCGCTGGCTTCCCGCAAGAAGGGACTTATGGGtaatttaaacattatttttttattatctcccTGATAGTTTGCTGATATTATTAGGTCTACTTGAAATTTCAAAGTAATTTTTGCATCATTGGATAGCCTACGATGTActcttatgataataataatagccatgTACCTGTAGTTTGCAGCAACAATAATTCGCTGGCTTCCCGCAAGAAGGGACTTATGGGtaatttaaacattatttttttattatctcctTTATAGTTTGCTGATATTATTAGGTCTACTTGAAATTTCAAAGTAATTTTTGCATCATTGGATAGCCTACGATGTActcttatgataataataatatgcaacatttatataacgCTTAATAAAATGTTCCTAaacgctgcatactattaccttGGCTTTAGCagggctaccctgatcgggctctcgagcattcaaggaatttgttcgtaccgggtacccatttactacacctgggtggagagtggcaaatgtagataaacgccttgccaaaggagacgagtgccatggtgggattcCAGCCCCGTAcattgtggttcaaagtccggaggcTTACCCACTGTGCCACAACACCtgttttgatatttaaaatgaaaaaaaaaaataatcataaaaaatacccTTAATCCCTTCTTCTGGGAAGCCGGTGAATTTTACATGATCAGGTCAATTGTCCCCATATCATGGTAGATCTCGTTGATTATCCTAAACCTAACTTTCTGAAATCATGAAATGTAAGCTGAAAACTGACAAAACTGAAGATAACCACTACCAGTACAGAAAAGCACATGTGGGGCAGTTTATCATTCTTCTGAAAAAGACCTGATATCTACctgttttgtaaatttcttgGCAATTACCGATTTTGTCCCTGAATCACCTGACACGTATAAATATTTTATCCATACTTGACACTTTGGTGCTCATTTTATTAGATTCTATTTGAAATCATTTTAGAACATGACCACAACTAGCATAAAAACTTGCTTCTCTTTAATCATGTGTATCCCGCATCATCTGTTGAATTTTGCTGATGCTTCCCATACAGGTGAAGCATTTACACTTAACTGATACCTCTAATTGGTTGGTCACCCTGAAAACCCTGACTGGATATGTATCATTGTAATATCAAGTTCAAAGAATAGATGTCTGAGGCCCAGAACACATTAATTGTCCTTGGTGCTAAAACAGGCCTTGAGGTGCTCAACATTCACCTTTTTGTCTGTTTTTATGGAAAAGATCATACTGAATTATAAGAATAACCCAACTATGTGTATTCCTGTACATTAAATTTGCTTTCTAGTAACTTCTGAAATAAACCATTGATTTATGATATGATCCCTTAATAATTTGATCACCAAGCTTAATTTTTCCCATCttatccccctctctttctcacttTTCCATTTCCCCCTCTGTATCCCTTTCTTCTTCTGTCTCTCCCATGCACTCTTTCACTGtccttcctttctctcattTCCGCTTCTCtactctcctcctcctcctcccccccatccccattattttctttctaaaCAGTCTGAACCATTAAAGGGAGCGGCACAGAAGAAGGCCAAGAAAGCTGGAGGaaaatttaaagcaaaataGAAGATCCGATGAGCAATCCTTCCTTCTAGTCCAAGTACATGTACCAGAGAATTTGGTTTGTCTTATCTCAACAACCTACCAAGTTCTGACTTGTGAAGAGGACCATGTTTGAAGTCGACAAGACATAATCACAGAGTAATCTATGTTCTTTGAAAGCATGTTTGCAAGGAGTAATCTGAAGTTGATGAACAGATCTTAGGTGCTTGAAATATTAAGATGAATTCTTGATGGCCTTAACACTATTCTGTGGTCAGGGGAGCATTCCATAAAACAAATAAGGCAGTGACTTTCACCGACtagtgttataagctactgaaatcatttcatctgattggctcagagcaattTTGTCATAGAAAATCACTGTCAGGgtgttttatgaaacactcctagtgttgatttgataaaaaaaattaactccCCTCACCCTGGTAACCATTAGAAATAAATTCTTATTAACTATGATGTATCTATCACCTTGAATCCAGAAGCATGTATTGTCA from Lytechinus pictus isolate F3 Inbred chromosome 2, Lp3.0, whole genome shotgun sequence carries:
- the LOC129254511 gene encoding flap endonuclease 1-like encodes the protein MGILNLSRLIADCAPGAVKEHEFKSYFGRKVAIDASMCIYQFLIAVRQDGSVLTNEEGETTSHLMGMFYRTIRMIENGLKPCYVFDGKPPEMKSGELTKRREMRAEAEKELEKAKEQGDQENVNKFEKRLVKVTKQHNEECQHLLKLMGIPFVKAPGEAEAQCCELVKKGKVYGVGTEDMDALTFGGNVLLRHLTASEARKLPVQEFNYQRVLEGLGMDRQQFIDLCILMGCDYCGTIRGIGMKRAYDLVKTHGNIETILQKIDQNKYPPPEDWLFKEARELFLSPDITPAEELDLKWTAPDEEALVSFMCTEKGFNEDRMRNGCKKLIKARTGATQGRLDSFFAPKPSASPAGGKRKSEPLKGAAQKKAKKAGGKFKAK